The sequence TACCATCAAAGCGTCAAACACTGCTGTTTTCGGCAACGATGCCCAACAAAATCCGGGAGTTTTCAAGTCGGATTCTGATTGAACCCGAAGAAATACGGCTGGCCGTTTCGAAACCAGCCGCAGGTATCGATCAGCAGTTTTACCTGGCATTCGATAATCAAAAATTGCCTTTATTGGCTCATTTAATTCAAAATAGCCCAACGCCAGTGCAGAGCATGGTGCTGTTTACTTCACGAAAATCGGAAGTGAATGGGATCGTGCGGGCGTTGAGTAAACTAGGATACGAAGCTCGTGGTATTAGCTCCGACCTCGATCAGGACGATCGTGAAGTCGTGCTACGTGATTTCAAGAACAAGGCTTTTCCGATACTTGTCGCTACCGACGTTCTTTCGCGGGGGATTGATATCGATAATCTGACGCATGTGGTGAACTACGACATTCCACGCGATGCCGAAGATTACGTACACCGTATTGGCCGGACAGCTCGGGCGGCAACGACCGGTACTGCCATTACATTCATCAGCGATCAGGACCAGAATCGAATAGTAAGTATCGAAAAACTCATTGAGCGCGAAGTCGAAAAACAGTCTATCACGGAAGAGTTAGGCATGGGTAAATCGCCTGTGTTCGATCCCCGGCGCTTTAGCGGATTGCGCGGAAAAGCCGGTTTTGGCCGGGGGAAAAGTCGGGGCAAAGGACGGGATGGTCAGAAACGACCTGAGAGCGGAGGTGTACCAACCGCAGAAGGCCAGACTGATCGCCGATCGCGGGAAAAGCGAAAACCTCGCCCGGAAGGATCAGCGACGCCAACCGAATCTGTAACGAATTTCGCAGTCGATGGCGAGCCTCGCCCTGTTCTTGCCGAAGGGCAGGTAACGGATAAACCAAAGCGCCGGAAAAAACGTCGTCGCGGGCCAAAGGGCGAAAAACGGGAAGGGAGTGACGCCGGATCTCGTCAGGGGCAGCCCACAGCTTCAGTGCCCGTTGGTGAATAAAATGCAACAAAGCTGATATAGGTAAGCAGGGCTGTTTTTCTTTTAGTATCTTTTGTTCGTTTAACGAAAAATCGATATTAAATGGCGGCCCTTATTTCTCGTAGAACCTCCCTGCAAGCACTTTCTTTGGCCGTTGGCGGAGCACTCGTTCAACCAGCAGAATTGGTTGCCGATCGTGCGCCTAAAGCAAAAAAACTGGGTATTGCACTCGTAGGGCTCGGTAATTATGCCACGAATCAGCTGGCTCCGGCCCTGCTCGAAACCCAGAATTGTTACCTTGCCGGTATTGTAACGGGGTCGCCCGAAAAGGCTAAATCGTGGGCGGCTACCTACAACATTCCGGAAAAGAACATCTACAACTACCAGACATTCGATCAGATTCGGGATAATCCAGCCATCGATATTGTCTATGTCGTTTTGCCTAATTTTCTGCATGCCGAATATACGATTCGGGCTGCCCAGGCGGGTAAACATGTCATTTGTGAGAAACCAATGGCCATGAACGCGGCCGAAGCCAGGCAGATGATTACGGCCTGTGAGAAAGCCGGGGTTCAGCTATCGGTCGGTTATCGGCTTTATTTTGAACCGCACCATCTGGAGATGCGCCGGTTGGCAACCGAGAAAACATTTGGTCGTGTAAAGGTGATTGAATCGGGACTGGGGTTTACTGTACCGGGACCAAATTCCTGGCGACTTGACAAGAAAATCGGTGGGGGTGGAGCTATTATGGACCTGGGCGTTTATGCGATCCAGGGTGCTCGCCGAACACTCAATGCCGACCCAATCAGCGTGACAGCTCAGGCATTTACATTCGATAAGGAGCATTTCAAGGATATTTACGAGACTGTGTTCTGGCAGTTTGAATTTCCGAATGGCACGGTAGCCCATTCCAGCACGACCTATTCGTCGTACGTAGATAGACTTTACGTTACCTGCGAACGTGGCTGGTTTAAACTTGAACCGTCTTTCAATGCAACGGGGGCGCAGGGAATCACCAGCAAAGGGGCGATGGATGTACCCTCACCCCGTTTCCAGCAAACAGCCCAAATGGATGCCTTTATTCAGTCAATTCAGAACAAAACAAAACCGGAAGCATCGGGCGAAGAAGGTTGGAAAGATATCAAGCTAATCGGTGCTATATTACAAGCTGCCGATACCGGCCGAAAAATAACCATCGACTGGCGGGTCTGATAGCTAGTTAAGAAGACGTTTTTGGGGATAACGTGACCATTGCGAATTCGCCCGATTCACTGGAAACGATAGAGTCATAACTGGGAAACGAAGGGTTATTCTGATAGGCTTCTAGTGAGGGTATGACTTCTGAACAGACAATGGATTAAAGATTCTGTGTTTCGAAAATCTCTTGAATCCGGCTAATTTCATGGGCATAGATCGTTTTCTTCCGTGTACCGAAGTAAAGCGTGTTTTCAATTACGTTCTGCCCCGCCCAAACCAGTTTAACTTTACCAGCCTCAATTTCATCCCGGCATAAAAAATCAGGAATAATTGAAAAGCCTACGCCATCGCTCAGGCACCGTACAATGGAGCATATATTAGGAACAATGTAGTTGGGTTTAAAATCGGGGTGTTTGAAAAAATTCTGATGCCAGAATTTTTTCAGGTTGTCCATATCGGCAGCTGTACTATACCACACCTGCTTTTTTAACCAGGCTTCGGCTTCACCAAATGCTTTT comes from Spirosoma aureum and encodes:
- a CDS encoding DEAD/DEAH box helicase — encoded protein: MNYLKATPIQELAIPKILAGRDLIASAQTGTGKTAAYLIPLLDRISHADHDHTSTLILVPTRELAKQIDEQVEGFGYFVQANSIAIYGGGKGDDWDKQRKALETGADIIIATPGRLIAHMQLGYVNFDKIDYLVLDEADKMLDMGFSDDILNIVNKLPSKRQTLLFSATMPNKIREFSSRILIEPEEIRLAVSKPAAGIDQQFYLAFDNQKLPLLAHLIQNSPTPVQSMVLFTSRKSEVNGIVRALSKLGYEARGISSDLDQDDREVVLRDFKNKAFPILVATDVLSRGIDIDNLTHVVNYDIPRDAEDYVHRIGRTARAATTGTAITFISDQDQNRIVSIEKLIEREVEKQSITEELGMGKSPVFDPRRFSGLRGKAGFGRGKSRGKGRDGQKRPESGGVPTAEGQTDRRSREKRKPRPEGSATPTESVTNFAVDGEPRPVLAEGQVTDKPKRRKKRRRGPKGEKREGSDAGSRQGQPTASVPVGE
- a CDS encoding Gfo/Idh/MocA family protein, with product MAALISRRTSLQALSLAVGGALVQPAELVADRAPKAKKLGIALVGLGNYATNQLAPALLETQNCYLAGIVTGSPEKAKSWAATYNIPEKNIYNYQTFDQIRDNPAIDIVYVVLPNFLHAEYTIRAAQAGKHVICEKPMAMNAAEARQMITACEKAGVQLSVGYRLYFEPHHLEMRRLATEKTFGRVKVIESGLGFTVPGPNSWRLDKKIGGGGAIMDLGVYAIQGARRTLNADPISVTAQAFTFDKEHFKDIYETVFWQFEFPNGTVAHSSTTYSSYVDRLYVTCERGWFKLEPSFNATGAQGITSKGAMDVPSPRFQQTAQMDAFIQSIQNKTKPEASGEEGWKDIKLIGAILQAADTGRKITIDWRV